ACAAGTGAGAAACGTCTCGCTGAAAGATTTCAGCCAGCTCCTTTTGTATCAGTCGGGCGAATTTTTGTTGGCGTTTACTATCCATGGTTCGACAAATATCGCATTAATTTCACATTTTTACTTCACAAACCGCCGTCCTCTTTGTGGGCCGGCTCTTCTGTGTTCCCTCTTGATACGTTTCTTCCGTAGTTTGTTTCCCTCCAGGTGGGTAGTGCTGGTGCTGCTGTTTCTCTTGATTCGGCTGCCGCTGCTGTTCTTTGGCCTGCCTGCCACCCTTACAGAGTTGCACCATGTGCTCTTGGGGGAACGTCTGCATGGAGGTTTTATCATGTACCAGGACGTGTATGACACCACCGCGCCGCTGGCCGCCGGTCTGTACAAATGGCTGGACGCGCTGTTTGGCAAGTCTTATCTGGCCCACCGCCTAGTGGCCCTGGTTTTAACCATTTACCAGGCGTTTCTACTCAACTACATCTTCAACAGAAATCAAGTTCATCCGCAGAAGTCCTTCTTGCCGGCGTTGTTCTATCTGGTGTTTAGCAGTGTCTTCTTTGAGATGGATGTGCTGTCGCCGGTACTGTTGGGCCATACGTTTGTCTTGCTGGGCGTGTACAGCCTCACGGCCATTTCCAAAGACGGGTCCAATGCGCAGCGCTTGTTTAAGGCAGGCTTCATGCTGGGTTTGGCCGCGCTATGCTACCTGCCTTTGATCTGGTTTTTGGTGCTGGGGTTCCTTGCCATCATCTATTTTGCCTCCAGCGCGTTCAGAAGCACCCTTTTGCTCATCACGGGTTTCGTGTTTCCGTTTAGCGTGGTGGTCACCTACTTCCTGTACCGCGACTCACTTATGCCGTTTCTGGAACTGGGTTTGGCCTGGTCCTGGCAGTTCAGGTTTACGTTCGTGCTGCCGTTTATACAGGTCTTGAAAGTGGGTGCCATTCCGCTGGGCGTGCTGGCCTTGTCTCTGATTACGCTGCCGCTGGTGAACCTGGGCCTGAACTACCAGGCGCGTTTCCTGCAGTTTGTGCTCATTTGGCTGATTGTGGTGGGCCTGGTGCTGGTGAGCGGCCATGACGGCTCGGCCAAAGGCCTCATCCTGTTCATGCCCATCATTGGCTACTTCGGGGTTTTTCTGTTCACGCAGTGGACCGGCAAAAAAGTACTCATTAACGAGGTGTTCTTTCTGGTGCTATTGGCAGGGACGCTGTTCATGCGCTATAACCCGTTGGGACTGGTGTATTCTGCCTTGGCCATTGAACCCGACTTGATACAAGTAAGAGAGCTCCCCAAATACCAGCAGGTACAGAATGAGCGAATTCTGGTGCTGGGCCCAGACTTGAACTATTACCAGCAGAACAGCCTGGGCTCTCCTTACCTGAGGTGGGATCTGGCGCAGCCTTACTTCAACAACCTGGCCCGGTATGATGCTCTCTTCACCATCTACCAGGATTTACGGAAAGCCCCGCCTGCCTATATCATTGACCAGAAAAGCCTCATGCCAGAGCTACAGTATAAGCTCCCCGCCTTGTTTAACAGATATAAGCGCGAAGGAAATAGCTTGGTGTATAAACTGGTGAGGTAGGAGAGAGTTGGAGAAATAGGTCTGCCTGTCTAGTAATTCTTTAATTAAACCCTTTCTCTCGCTCGCCTCTGGCGAGTGTGAGTTACTTGCGGCCTCAGGCCACAAGTTGAACATTCCTGATGCATTATTCACAGAATAGTATAATGCTCATTCTTGACTTAAGACTGAATTGGATAACATCTTAGAAACTAATCTATCTCTTCAAACGGCCAGAGGCCGCAGGTAACTCACACTCGCCAGAGGCGAGCGAGGGTAATACTTTTTTTCGTTGCTTTCATTGGGCTAACTGATTTCTTTGCTACCTTATCAGCTTAACCCCTTCCTCTTAGCTTTCAAATACTATTTGATTGTAAATAAGAAAGCCGTTTTTGGCCTGATTTCCTGAAATCAGGCCAAAAACGGCTTTTGCCTTGTAAATAGATTTACTGCTTAAGAACAGGCAATCTTGGCTACGCGGTTCTGGTGGCGGCCGCCTTCAAAAGGAGTAGTAAGGAAGGCAGTAACCATGTCCTTGGCCACTTCTTCAGACACAAACCTGGCCGGAATGCACAATACGTTGGCGTTGTTGTGTGATTTTGCCAGTTCGGCTAGTTCTTTGTTCCAGCACAGCGCGGCTCTAATGCCGGCGTGCTTGTTGGCCGTCATGGCTACGCCGTTGCCGCTTCCGCAGATTAAAATACCCAAGTCATGTTCTTGATTTTCTACCGCAGTAGACAAAGGGTGAACAAAGTCTGGGTAGTCTACAGAGGCTTCTGAGAACGGCCCGAAGTCCTTCATCTCATGCCCCAGCTCTTCTAACTGGGCCTTGAGCATCTCTTTGTATTGAAAGCCGGCATGGTCGCCGCCTAAGGCAATTTTCATAAGATTCTGGTTAAGAAGTAGCTTGTTTGTTTAGTCTGGCCACGTCCCGTCTGCGCACCAACCATGAGATGTGAATACTCACCTCATAGAGCAACAGCAAGGGAATGCCCATCAAAGTCATGCTCAACACGTCTGGCGGCGACAAGATGGCAGCCACGATCAAGATGACCACAATGGCATGCTTGCGGTACAGCTTCATGAGTTCTGGGCTCACCAGACCGGCTCTAGACAGGAAGAACACAATCATGGGCAGCTCAAACATGATGCCGCAAGACAGCACCAAGGTCATGAGGGTAGAAATGTACGCCGACAAGTCAATGTCATTCTGGATGCTGGGGTCTACTTGGTAGTTGGCCAGGAAGTTGATGGACAGCGGAGATACAATAAAGTACCCGAATACACAGCCCAGCAAGAAAAGAAACGACACAAAGAACACGGCTCCTCTGGAGTTCTTCTGCTCATGCGGGTACAAACCGGGCTTGATGAACCGCCAGATTTCCCAAAACAGATACGGGAACGCCAGCAACAGACCAATCACGAAGGAGCTGGTCATGTGCATGGTAAACTGTGAGGACAGCTCCCGGCTCTGTAGCACAAATGGTAGCTTGTCTATGCACAAACCACTGGAATTGAGCTGTGCGCCCAATTCACAGAGTTTGCGGTAGGTATAGAAGTCTGTACGCGATGGGCCCAGGATGATTTCATGAAACACAATCTCCGGGAAGCTGAATGCCAGGATGGTAAAGACCACCACTGCAATAGCTGCTCGTATCAAGTGCCACCTCAATGCCTCAAGGTGGTCCAAAAAGGTCATTTCATGTTCTTCAGCACCATTCACTGCCACCTCTTCGGAACGTAAAGTCATGGGTCAATTCAAGGATTAGTAGCTAAACAGCGGGAACTGTTGCATCCAGCTGTTGATTTCTTTTCTGGTATCAGAAAGAATGGTGTCATTGTCATGGTTCATGAGCACGCGGTCAATGTAGTCTACCACGCGGTCCATGTCCTGTTCTTTCAGTCCACGGGTAGTTACGGCAGCCGAGCCAATCCGGATTCCGGAAGTGACAAACGGTGACTTGTCATCAAACGGCACCATGTTCTTGTTGATGGTAATGTCTGCCTTAATCAAGGTGTTCTCGGCTAGTTTACCCGTCAATCCTTTAGAACGCAGGTCAATCAGCATCAAGTGGTTATCCGTTCCGCCAGAGATGAGTTGGTAGCCTCTGTTTACAAACGCCTGCGCCAATACCTGCGCATTTTTCTGCACCTGGATCTGGTATTCCTTGAAAGAAGGCGTCAAAGCCTCAAAGAATGCCACCGCTTTGGCCGCAATTACGTGCTCTAGTGGTCCACCCTGCGTGCCCGGGAATACGGCGCTGTCCAGGATAGAAGACATCATTCTGGTTTCGCCCTTAGGCGTCTTCAACCCGAAGGGGTTTTCAAAGTCCTTGCGCATCATGATCATCCCGCCGCGTGGTCCTCTCAGGGTTTTGTGCGTGGTAGTGGTCACAATGTGGCAATAATCAAACGGATCATTCAACAAACCGGTGGCAATTAAACCGGCCGGGTGAGAGATGTCTGCCAGTACTAGAGCGCCAACGGCATCGGCGGCTTCTCTTATTTTCTGATAGTTCCAGTCACGCGAATACGCCGAGGCTCCGCAGATGATCAGCTTTGGTTTCTCCCGCTTGGCCACCTCCAGTATGTTGTCCCAGTTGATCTCGCCGGTCTCCTGTTCTACGCCATAAAACACTGGTCTGTACAACTTGCCCGAGAAGTTCACCGGCGATCCGTGCGTCAAGTGTCCG
The nucleotide sequence above comes from Nibribacter ruber. Encoded proteins:
- the rpiB gene encoding ribose 5-phosphate isomerase B, giving the protein MKIALGGDHAGFQYKEMLKAQLEELGHEMKDFGPFSEASVDYPDFVHPLSTAVENQEHDLGILICGSGNGVAMTANKHAGIRAALCWNKELAELAKSHNNANVLCIPARFVSEEVAKDMVTAFLTTPFEGGRHQNRVAKIACS
- the tatC gene encoding twin-arginine translocase subunit TatC, with translation MTLRSEEVAVNGAEEHEMTFLDHLEALRWHLIRAAIAVVVFTILAFSFPEIVFHEIILGPSRTDFYTYRKLCELGAQLNSSGLCIDKLPFVLQSRELSSQFTMHMTSSFVIGLLLAFPYLFWEIWRFIKPGLYPHEQKNSRGAVFFVSFLFLLGCVFGYFIVSPLSINFLANYQVDPSIQNDIDLSAYISTLMTLVLSCGIMFELPMIVFFLSRAGLVSPELMKLYRKHAIVVILIVAAILSPPDVLSMTLMGIPLLLLYEVSIHISWLVRRRDVARLNKQATS
- a CDS encoding serine hydroxymethyltransferase, with the protein product MQRDQQIFDLIQKEHERQLHGIELIASENFVSEQVMQAMGSVMTNKYAEGLPAKRYYGGCEIVDQSEQLAIDRAKQLFNAEWVNVQPHSGAQANAAVMLGVLSPGDTILGFDLSHGGHLTHGSPVNFSGKLYRPVFYGVEQETGEINWDNILEVAKREKPKLIICGASAYSRDWNYQKIREAADAVGALVLADISHPAGLIATGLLNDPFDYCHIVTTTTHKTLRGPRGGMIMMRKDFENPFGLKTPKGETRMMSSILDSAVFPGTQGGPLEHVIAAKAVAFFEALTPSFKEYQIQVQKNAQVLAQAFVNRGYQLISGGTDNHLMLIDLRSKGLTGKLAENTLIKADITINKNMVPFDDKSPFVTSGIRIGSAAVTTRGLKEQDMDRVVDYIDRVLMNHDNDTILSDTRKEINSWMQQFPLFSY